In Paenibacillus sp. 1781tsa1, one DNA window encodes the following:
- a CDS encoding transglutaminase domain-containing protein, whose product MGKNGKRIITILLAGCLIAVALPRTVDLDQLYAASGTSDISTATDLRQTLLTAMSQRTEELVFTYKGNVKGLKKQLQTSIDEAMKSDPYIQYTVKSYAFNYKGSNVSAEVHVTLSYRETKEQTDYVNRKVTNVLKEIIKPGMTDHEKVKVIHDWIVLNLSYDTSLKKYTAYDGLVTGSTVCQGYSLLAYRMLERVGIDNRIVEGTAGGQLHAWNIVNLDGKWYHMDTTWDDPTPDRKGKVSHSYYLLSDDEMARDHIWTGKSKYPAAPAPYREALLKLVKAGDSKKAAYQKLYHALDYSLYDEQDAVKGHAALKTKVQSTLKEGGTSLTFRYKGTEAGLIEDLQDLYQLGMKSISYYVSKMEGTTDLRVKINWTL is encoded by the coding sequence ATGGGTAAGAACGGGAAACGAATTATCACCATACTGCTGGCAGGCTGTTTGATTGCTGTAGCGTTACCACGTACGGTTGATCTGGATCAACTGTATGCTGCATCAGGGACATCGGATATATCCACGGCAACAGATTTGCGGCAGACCTTGCTTACCGCAATGTCACAGCGGACGGAGGAACTTGTTTTTACATACAAAGGCAATGTGAAAGGCCTCAAAAAACAATTACAAACCTCCATCGATGAGGCAATGAAGAGTGACCCCTATATCCAATATACCGTTAAAAGTTACGCATTTAATTATAAAGGCTCCAATGTATCCGCCGAAGTACATGTGACACTTTCCTACCGGGAGACCAAGGAACAGACCGATTATGTGAATCGTAAAGTCACGAATGTGTTGAAAGAAATCATCAAACCCGGCATGACGGATCATGAGAAGGTCAAGGTCATCCATGACTGGATTGTGCTTAACCTTTCCTACGATACTTCGCTCAAGAAATATACGGCCTACGACGGGCTTGTTACAGGCAGTACCGTCTGTCAGGGATACTCATTGCTGGCTTATCGGATGCTGGAGCGAGTAGGCATCGATAACCGGATTGTGGAAGGTACAGCAGGCGGGCAGCTTCATGCCTGGAATATCGTGAACCTGGACGGCAAGTGGTATCACATGGACACCACCTGGGATGATCCTACCCCTGACCGAAAAGGTAAGGTAAGCCACAGCTATTATTTGTTAAGCGATGATGAGATGGCACGTGACCATATCTGGACAGGCAAAAGCAAGTACCCCGCTGCGCCAGCCCCATATCGAGAAGCTTTATTGAAGTTGGTGAAGGCTGGAGATAGCAAAAAGGCCGCTTATCAGAAGCTGTACCATGCTCTGGACTATTCCCTGTATGATGAACAGGATGCCGTTAAAGGCCATGCTGCGTTGAAGACCAAGGTTCAAAGTACACTGAAGGAAGGCGGAACCTCGCTCACGTTCAGGTACAAGGGTACGGAGGCTGGACTGATTGAAGATTTGCAGGATTTGTACCAGCTTGGCATGAAATCGATATCTTATTATGTGTCCAAAATGGAAGGTACTACGGATCTGCGCGTCAAAATTAACTGGACACTATAA
- a CDS encoding S-layer homology domain-containing protein, translating into MSLNWKFNVRIKMFATKVTTAAMATLLLATQTPGFAGSASAAQAEQVNEATTGENEQLDATSNDVPEGAKISSRQASENILRLFPLLKKATISSARFDSPNSYPPPDYKAWEIGFQITQGNHTSGFSGTVHAGTGEVLSVHLPSDILDKHVSGSDVKLTKAEAEEKAVALLYQAIPGLKDTEYAPLGDLYSSIEQESLFGRTEYRYAYQLKHDGLLSDAETVYINVDESGLVTGYSRGTTAAKYPSSKPAASEEKARQQFEEQFDVELAYISKDRSSSKQGQQYYLGYTPKNISIVPIEANTLERINTLTGKAVDEDSLQQDTKLQGDVTPFVPTNGTRLNVQQAANRVVTNFDIPKGYKLEHSQLSKGFFASPNNQVWSLSWSDRSANTSYMFMRDISAQVDAVTGQIYSYTMMQRIGPEQEKQTEEKTGKLITRKQAEKLAMNTVIALVPDATEQFRLANVIEIDDARTFMFQRYLNGIQVKDDTAQVQVLNDGTVNEFYTRIAATPEQLPADDKPAIGYEEAKALYLEEFKLILAYSRYGGYGLNNGQVIPVGVNLAYMPTRDENSIYGTYEVLDANTGEWKLQYGETGAASKTEPTDILGHVAEAALRNMTQHGVLLADEQGRVFPDRVITRGDWFNYLARAINPNMDLYYSGDGDDKLYADVTPDSPYYKAIKVLIDQRWLAGADPEQNLNPQEEMTREELAVLLVRILRYEKLAGFYTLSSDLPNIADASAITSKGAVSLSLKLGLLPSIEGRFMPARKVTVAEASQVLERLAKLQGKTDTFMSGNRLY; encoded by the coding sequence TTGAGTTTGAATTGGAAGTTCAATGTACGTATCAAAATGTTCGCAACCAAAGTAACAACCGCAGCGATGGCAACACTGCTGCTCGCTACGCAAACACCAGGTTTTGCAGGCAGCGCATCAGCCGCGCAAGCAGAGCAGGTGAACGAAGCGACAACGGGGGAAAATGAACAACTAGACGCAACCAGCAATGACGTGCCAGAGGGAGCGAAAATCTCATCCAGGCAAGCCAGTGAAAATATACTTAGATTATTTCCATTGTTAAAGAAAGCAACGATCTCATCTGCACGATTCGATTCACCGAATTCCTATCCACCGCCAGACTACAAGGCATGGGAGATTGGATTCCAGATTACACAAGGCAATCATACATCGGGATTCAGTGGGACTGTACATGCAGGCACAGGGGAAGTGTTAAGTGTACATCTACCATCGGATATTCTGGATAAACATGTCTCGGGATCGGATGTTAAGCTAACGAAAGCGGAAGCTGAAGAGAAGGCTGTTGCACTGTTGTATCAAGCGATACCAGGCTTGAAGGATACGGAGTATGCTCCGCTAGGAGATCTGTATTCTTCCATCGAACAAGAGTCTTTGTTTGGCAGAACAGAATATCGATATGCTTACCAGTTAAAACATGACGGATTGTTATCTGACGCAGAGACAGTCTACATCAATGTGGATGAAAGTGGTTTGGTGACAGGTTACTCACGAGGTACTACCGCTGCTAAATATCCTTCATCGAAACCGGCAGCTTCGGAAGAGAAGGCCAGACAGCAGTTTGAAGAACAGTTTGATGTAGAGCTGGCTTATATCTCCAAAGATCGGTCGTCTTCCAAACAGGGTCAGCAGTACTACCTTGGATATACACCGAAGAATATCAGTATTGTTCCGATTGAAGCCAATACGTTGGAACGGATTAATACATTAACAGGCAAAGCAGTAGACGAGGATTCTTTACAGCAGGATACGAAGTTGCAAGGGGACGTAACGCCTTTTGTTCCGACCAATGGTACAAGATTAAATGTACAGCAGGCCGCCAATCGGGTGGTAACGAACTTTGATATTCCCAAGGGTTACAAGCTGGAGCATAGCCAGTTAAGCAAAGGTTTTTTTGCAAGTCCGAACAATCAGGTATGGAGTCTGAGCTGGAGCGATCGAAGTGCCAATACGTCCTATATGTTCATGCGGGATATTTCAGCACAGGTAGATGCAGTGACTGGTCAGATCTACAGCTATACGATGATGCAACGCATTGGACCAGAGCAGGAAAAGCAGACTGAAGAGAAAACAGGCAAATTGATTACCCGGAAGCAGGCTGAGAAACTGGCGATGAACACGGTGATCGCGTTAGTTCCAGATGCAACGGAGCAATTTCGATTGGCTAACGTTATTGAGATAGACGATGCTCGTACGTTTATGTTCCAACGCTATCTGAACGGAATTCAGGTGAAAGATGATACGGCACAAGTGCAGGTGTTGAACGATGGAACCGTGAATGAGTTCTATACACGCATTGCCGCAACACCTGAACAATTGCCAGCAGATGATAAGCCAGCCATCGGTTATGAAGAGGCCAAGGCACTCTATCTGGAGGAGTTCAAGCTGATCCTCGCATATTCCCGTTATGGCGGATACGGTCTGAACAACGGTCAAGTTATTCCGGTGGGGGTTAACCTTGCTTATATGCCAACCCGTGATGAGAATTCTATCTATGGCACTTATGAAGTACTGGATGCTAACACGGGAGAGTGGAAGCTTCAATACGGGGAGACAGGTGCTGCAAGCAAGACAGAACCTACGGATATCTTGGGCCATGTGGCCGAAGCTGCGCTTCGCAATATGACACAGCATGGTGTGTTGCTTGCGGATGAGCAGGGACGTGTATTCCCGGATCGGGTGATCACCCGAGGAGACTGGTTTAACTATTTGGCAAGAGCGATTAACCCGAATATGGATCTCTACTATAGTGGGGACGGAGATGACAAGCTATACGCTGATGTGACGCCTGACAGCCCTTATTATAAGGCAATCAAGGTTCTAATCGATCAACGCTGGCTTGCCGGAGCAGACCCGGAACAGAATCTGAACCCGCAAGAAGAGATGACGCGTGAAGAATTGGCGGTGCTGCTTGTACGTATACTGCGCTATGAGAAGCTGGCTGGATTCTACACTTTGTCATCCGATCTTCCCAACATTGCGGATGCTAGTGCCATTACAAGTAAAGGGGCGGTATCCCTGAGCTTGAAGCTGGGATTACTTCCTTCGATTGAAGGACGATTCATGCCTGCACGCAAAGTGACGGTAGCTGAAGCTTCACAGGTATTGGAACGGCTGGCGAAACTTCAAGGTAAGACAGATACGTTTATGAGTGGTAATCGTCTGTATTAG
- a CDS encoding alpha/beta fold hydrolase has protein sequence MKAKTMIGGMLAVAAVTAGGLWKAAVKSQTPKKIPITLTPPMPFEDVTFDSGGGRVHGWFIPARADILKPWPLVIIAHGWGSNRSRVLRYARPIWEAGYALFMYDVRSHGASDPVRAASAYLFRDDLLAALQYTTARPEIDADAIGVLGHSLGGLGTILAVTEGIPVSAVITDSMPSQFEVIVSSELRRRRLPLFPLAQLIPRIWFWRLGESLKSYRQRDPVMMLNERRRGMQLPMLMVHSKGDNFIPPSELEYFMSKADPPVEHLWVNSGGHSCSEEDPAFWDTIIPFLKTHVHGQTKSNDSSIASS, from the coding sequence GTGAAAGCTAAAACAATGATTGGCGGCATGCTGGCCGTTGCTGCAGTAACGGCAGGTGGATTATGGAAGGCGGCGGTAAAGAGCCAGACACCCAAGAAGATTCCGATCACTCTGACACCTCCAATGCCATTCGAGGATGTGACCTTTGACAGTGGTGGAGGTCGGGTGCATGGCTGGTTCATCCCGGCCAGAGCCGATATTCTAAAACCTTGGCCGCTCGTGATTATTGCACATGGCTGGGGTTCCAATCGCTCCCGTGTTCTTCGTTATGCGAGGCCGATCTGGGAAGCAGGATATGCCCTGTTTATGTATGATGTCCGCAGTCATGGGGCCAGTGATCCGGTTCGTGCTGCATCTGCCTATCTGTTCCGGGATGATCTGCTGGCGGCATTGCAGTATACGACTGCACGACCAGAGATTGATGCGGATGCTATCGGAGTACTTGGACATTCGTTGGGTGGACTGGGTACGATTCTTGCAGTGACGGAAGGAATTCCGGTATCAGCAGTAATTACGGATTCCATGCCATCCCAATTTGAGGTTATCGTCAGTTCGGAGCTGAGACGCCGGCGTCTGCCTCTGTTTCCCCTGGCCCAGTTAATTCCGAGAATCTGGTTCTGGCGATTGGGTGAATCTCTGAAATCCTATCGTCAGCGTGATCCGGTGATGATGCTGAATGAACGGCGCAGGGGGATGCAACTCCCGATGCTCATGGTGCACTCCAAGGGAGATAATTTTATTCCTCCGAGTGAGCTTGAATATTTTATGTCTAAAGCCGATCCGCCTGTGGAACATCTATGGGTTAATAGCGGAGGACACAGTTGTTCCGAGGAAGATCCCGCGTTCTGGGATACCATTATTCCATTTTTGAAAACCCATGTTCATGGTCAGACGAAGTCGAATGATTCGTCTATAGCGAGCAGTTAA
- a CDS encoding bifunctional 4-hydroxy-2-oxoglutarate aldolase/2-dehydro-3-deoxy-phosphogluconate aldolase — protein sequence MNLTEVLLESRLVAIVRGISREAAVTAGQGMTSGGIRLMEVTLNTPGAHDIIADWRERHEGKAYVGAGTVLNVQMAKEAVAAGAQFLVSPNVDLSVIEYAVEHGVEIWPGAMTPTEIVAAHEAGARVVKLFPMASLGIPYLREIKAPLNHIPLLATGGATLENIADYYAAGAAAVGLGSALLPREALVTGDHEQIAACARRFVEAAEA from the coding sequence ATGAATCTGACGGAAGTACTATTGGAGTCGAGGCTGGTCGCGATTGTGCGCGGTATTAGCCGTGAAGCGGCAGTAACAGCTGGACAAGGCATGACGAGTGGTGGAATTCGACTGATGGAAGTCACGCTGAACACACCTGGAGCACATGATATTATTGCAGACTGGCGTGAGCGGCATGAAGGAAAGGCTTATGTTGGAGCTGGTACGGTACTGAATGTGCAGATGGCGAAGGAAGCGGTCGCTGCAGGAGCTCAGTTTCTGGTGTCCCCCAATGTCGATCTGTCTGTCATTGAATATGCTGTAGAACATGGTGTCGAGATCTGGCCTGGAGCCATGACACCTACGGAGATTGTCGCTGCCCATGAAGCGGGAGCACGTGTTGTGAAGCTGTTTCCGATGGCGAGCCTGGGCATACCGTATCTGCGGGAGATTAAAGCTCCGCTGAACCACATCCCGCTGTTGGCAACAGGCGGCGCCACACTGGAGAATATTGCTGACTACTATGCAGCAGGTGCTGCTGCGGTAGGTCTGGGAAGTGCACTTTTACCACGCGAAGCCCTTGTAACAGGAGATCATGAGCAGATTGCAGCATGTGCACGGAGATTTGTGGAAGCAGCTGAAGCCTAG
- a CDS encoding glycosyltransferase yields MSTLKKDPLHQSQEESKPPLEPNSQENEKQKEKQHQNQHENQHENQHENQKESQSNHRPSRRSAISQETRQTENLETFVQERILIASPVRQTTPVLREFLDSLHALDRTTVKTDYLFVDDNEEEAASNILREFVIQHEGTVIQADEHDSDNPDNKGAYTKDEGGHYWQDEQIWRVADLKNRILDYARDNEYDAVFLIDSDLVLHPRTLEQLVSSGKDIVSNIFWTRWQPGAREMPQVWLQDEYALYRRGGKSSAGNEAEDEGAQTTAFLNQLRIPGCYEVGGLGACTLIRKNVLAAGVSYDQIPNVSFWGEDRHFCIRAQALGFRLFVDTHLPAYHIYRLSELPGVAAFNRRARRGEETISITLCMIVKNEEASLARCLDSVNGIADEIVIVDTGSTDRTRQIASRYTDRIVDFEWVDDFAAARNFAFDQAKSEYILWLDADDVFEAEDRAKLIALKRSLDPAVDSVTMDYNLSFTAEGKVSYSLRRNRLVRRDRQFRWIGAVHEYLAVAGNLLHSDIAVTHKKDKEYTDRNLRIYRKREQAGEEFSPRDLYYFGNELKDHGQHEDAVKYYEKFLDTGLGWVEDQIAACQKIADCEAALKRSEQEVTALFRSFAYDLPRAEICCRLGGYFADREDYRKALFWYEQATRAVRPDDPMVVLNEAAWTWMPHLQLCVCYDRMGNRAKAREHNDIALAYHPTHPSMLYNDRYFKDLEKDNVLENA; encoded by the coding sequence GTGAGCACGTTGAAGAAAGACCCGTTACACCAATCGCAAGAGGAATCCAAACCTCCATTAGAGCCGAATTCCCAAGAAAATGAGAAACAGAAAGAGAAGCAACATCAAAACCAACATGAAAACCAACATGAAAACCAACATGAAAACCAGAAAGAGAGCCAGAGTAATCATCGACCGTCCAGACGTTCTGCTATATCACAGGAAACCCGCCAAACGGAAAATCTTGAAACGTTTGTCCAGGAAAGAATACTCATCGCCAGCCCGGTTCGTCAGACAACTCCAGTGCTCCGTGAATTTCTGGATTCTCTGCATGCACTGGATAGAACAACAGTGAAGACGGATTATCTGTTTGTCGACGATAACGAGGAAGAAGCTGCGTCGAATATATTACGTGAATTTGTGATCCAGCATGAAGGGACCGTTATTCAGGCAGATGAACATGACAGTGATAATCCTGACAACAAAGGGGCGTACACCAAGGATGAGGGAGGCCACTATTGGCAGGATGAACAGATTTGGCGTGTAGCTGATCTGAAAAACCGCATTTTGGACTATGCACGCGACAACGAGTACGATGCTGTTTTCCTGATAGACTCTGACCTGGTGCTGCATCCGCGTACATTGGAACAACTTGTATCGAGCGGCAAAGATATCGTATCCAATATCTTTTGGACCCGATGGCAGCCGGGGGCCAGGGAAATGCCTCAAGTCTGGTTGCAAGATGAGTATGCTTTGTATCGTCGCGGCGGCAAATCATCAGCCGGGAATGAAGCTGAAGACGAGGGCGCGCAAACGACTGCTTTTCTGAATCAACTGCGGATACCAGGTTGTTACGAAGTTGGAGGGTTGGGGGCATGTACGCTCATTCGCAAAAATGTTCTGGCAGCCGGGGTTTCCTATGACCAGATTCCGAATGTATCCTTCTGGGGTGAAGATCGTCATTTCTGTATCCGTGCGCAGGCACTTGGTTTTCGCCTTTTCGTTGATACGCATCTCCCGGCGTACCACATCTATCGCTTGTCTGAACTGCCGGGGGTAGCTGCCTTTAACCGCAGAGCCAGACGTGGCGAAGAGACGATCAGCATTACGCTCTGTATGATTGTGAAAAATGAAGAAGCTTCCCTCGCCAGATGTCTGGACTCGGTCAACGGCATTGCCGATGAGATTGTGATCGTTGATACCGGTTCAACGGATCGTACCCGTCAGATCGCTTCCAGATATACGGATCGTATCGTTGATTTTGAATGGGTGGATGACTTTGCAGCAGCACGCAACTTTGCCTTCGATCAGGCGAAGAGCGAATATATTCTATGGCTGGATGCCGACGATGTATTTGAAGCGGAAGATCGGGCGAAGCTTATTGCCCTGAAACGTTCGCTGGACCCGGCTGTTGATAGTGTCACGATGGATTACAATCTGTCATTCACGGCAGAAGGCAAAGTATCCTACAGTCTGCGCCGGAATCGCCTGGTGCGTCGGGACCGACAATTTCGCTGGATTGGCGCGGTGCATGAATATCTGGCTGTAGCAGGCAATCTGCTGCATAGTGATATAGCGGTTACCCATAAGAAAGATAAGGAATATACCGATCGGAATCTGCGGATCTATCGTAAAAGGGAACAGGCCGGAGAGGAATTCTCACCGCGTGACTTGTACTATTTTGGCAATGAATTGAAGGACCATGGACAGCATGAGGATGCGGTGAAGTACTACGAAAAGTTTCTGGACACCGGGCTGGGTTGGGTGGAAGATCAGATTGCTGCTTGCCAGAAAATTGCGGATTGCGAAGCCGCACTTAAACGATCGGAACAGGAAGTAACAGCGTTGTTCCGATCGTTCGCCTATGATTTGCCAAGAGCCGAGATTTGTTGTCGATTGGGTGGTTATTTTGCCGACCGTGAAGATTATCGCAAAGCCCTGTTCTGGTACGAACAGGCGACTCGCGCTGTACGTCCTGATGATCCTATGGTGGTGCTAAATGAAGCAGCCTGGACCTGGATGCCGCATCTGCAACTATGTGTATGTTATGACCGGATGGGTAACCGTGCCAAGGCCCGAGAACATAATGATATCGCACTCGCCTATCATCCAACACATCCGAGCATGTTATATAACGATCGTTACTTTAAAGATCTGGAGAAGGATAACGTATTGGAAAATGCTTAG
- a CDS encoding glycosyltransferase family 2 protein, with translation MDEHEEHGRPHITLSMIVRNEENRYLRQALETHRPWIDRAVIIDDGSTDGTVAMCRELLDGIPLVLVENSASRFADEVSLRKQQWEETVATDPEWILNLDADEILTSDFGAVRDLLLSGNEDAIYFRLFDMWSDTHYREDEFWRAHAYYRPFLIRYHPGMSYEWKETPQHCGRFPLTIQHWTYGCHAPRVKHYGWAREEDRIRKYERYQALDPEARYGWKEQYESILDQEPRLLAWVE, from the coding sequence TTGGATGAACATGAGGAACATGGAAGACCACATATTACCTTGTCGATGATCGTTCGTAATGAGGAGAATCGGTATCTCAGACAGGCTTTGGAGACACATCGCCCCTGGATCGATCGCGCGGTAATCATTGATGACGGAAGCACGGATGGAACGGTTGCGATGTGCCGGGAACTTCTGGACGGTATTCCACTTGTATTGGTGGAGAACTCTGCTTCACGTTTTGCAGACGAAGTAAGCCTGAGGAAACAACAATGGGAAGAGACAGTGGCGACCGATCCGGAGTGGATTTTGAATCTGGATGCGGATGAGATTCTAACCAGTGACTTTGGGGCTGTACGCGATCTGTTGCTCAGTGGCAACGAGGATGCGATTTATTTCAGATTGTTTGATATGTGGAGTGATACGCATTACCGGGAAGATGAGTTCTGGCGGGCGCATGCCTACTATCGGCCATTTCTGATTCGTTATCACCCGGGGATGAGCTATGAATGGAAGGAAACACCTCAGCATTGTGGGCGCTTTCCGTTAACGATCCAGCATTGGACTTATGGCTGTCATGCTCCCCGGGTGAAGCATTATGGATGGGCACGGGAAGAAGATCGCATCCGCAAATATGAACGCTATCAAGCACTGGACCCTGAAGCAAGATACGGCTGGAAGGAACAGTACGAATCGATATTGGATCAAGAGCCACGACTGTTGGCATGGGTCGAATAA
- the xylB gene encoding xylulokinase — protein MSYVIGVDLGTSAVKTVLVNREGKVAFEASEAYPLYQPKAGYSEQNPEDWVEQTIVSLRKLLEVSGVQPSEIEGLSFSGQMHGLVLVDAEGKPLRNAILWNDTRTTAQCRRIEKVLDGKLLSIARNRALEGFTLPKILWVQENEPELLQQASLFLLPKDYVRYRLTGDYAMDYSDAAGTLLLDVAGKQWSNEIAEAFKLPISLCPRLVESFEEVGTLLPEIADQTGLAAATKVYAGGADNACGAIGAGILSEGQTMCSIGTSGVVLSYEERKDLDFEGKVHFFNHGEKDAFYIMGVTLAAGYSLSWFKDTFAADKSFDVLLQGIDQVPAGSNGLLFTPYIVGERTPHPDANIRGSFIGMDAGHKLEHFGRAVMEGITFSLRESIDILRGAGKTVNEVISIGGGAKNEAWLQIQADVFNATIVKLESEQGPAMGAAMLAAYGCGWFPSLQECATAFIRPAKSYEPNPKTVAVYDELFALYQEVYGQTRSLNDRLAAYR, from the coding sequence ATGAGTTACGTAATTGGTGTCGATCTGGGAACCAGTGCGGTCAAAACCGTGTTGGTCAATCGTGAAGGAAAAGTGGCATTTGAAGCATCCGAGGCGTACCCGCTTTACCAGCCCAAGGCTGGATACAGTGAACAAAATCCCGAAGATTGGGTAGAGCAGACGATTGTTTCCCTGCGCAAATTGCTCGAAGTGTCTGGCGTACAGCCTTCGGAAATTGAAGGTCTGAGCTTCTCTGGACAGATGCATGGACTGGTCTTGGTAGATGCTGAAGGTAAACCGCTGCGGAATGCAATCCTGTGGAACGATACACGCACAACGGCTCAGTGCCGCCGGATCGAAAAAGTGCTGGATGGCAAGCTGCTAAGCATTGCCCGGAACCGCGCCCTTGAAGGTTTTACCTTGCCAAAAATTCTGTGGGTTCAGGAGAACGAGCCTGAACTGCTGCAGCAAGCATCCTTATTCCTGTTACCCAAAGACTATGTGCGTTATCGCCTGACAGGGGATTACGCCATGGATTATTCCGATGCAGCGGGTACCTTGCTGCTGGACGTTGCAGGCAAGCAGTGGAGCAACGAGATTGCAGAAGCATTCAAACTGCCGATCTCCCTATGTCCACGTCTTGTGGAATCGTTTGAGGAAGTGGGCACCTTGTTGCCTGAGATTGCGGATCAAACAGGTCTGGCAGCTGCGACAAAAGTATATGCAGGTGGCGCGGACAATGCATGCGGTGCCATTGGCGCAGGCATTCTGAGTGAAGGACAGACGATGTGCAGCATCGGAACGTCCGGGGTAGTGCTTTCCTACGAAGAGCGTAAAGATCTCGATTTTGAAGGCAAAGTACATTTTTTCAATCACGGCGAGAAAGATGCTTTCTATATTATGGGGGTAACACTTGCCGCAGGATATAGCCTGTCCTGGTTCAAGGATACGTTTGCAGCGGACAAATCATTTGATGTGCTTTTGCAGGGCATTGATCAGGTTCCGGCGGGCAGCAACGGATTGTTGTTCACACCATATATCGTTGGGGAGCGTACACCTCATCCGGATGCGAATATTCGTGGCAGCTTCATCGGTATGGATGCAGGACACAAGCTGGAGCACTTTGGACGTGCGGTGATGGAGGGCATTACCTTCTCGCTGCGTGAATCCATTGATATTCTGCGCGGCGCAGGTAAAACCGTCAATGAAGTCATCTCCATTGGTGGTGGTGCCAAAAATGAAGCTTGGTTGCAAATCCAGGCGGATGTCTTTAACGCCACGATTGTGAAGCTCGAGAGCGAACAGGGTCCGGCGATGGGGGCAGCAATGCTGGCTGCCTATGGATGTGGCTGGTTCCCATCTTTGCAGGAGTGCGCAACAGCGTTCATTCGTCCGGCGAAGTCCTATGAGCCCAACCCGAAAACGGTTGCTGTCTATGATGAATTGTTCGCACTGTACCAAGAAGTCTATGGACAGACACGTAGTCTCAATGATCGTCTGGCAGCATACCGTTAA
- the xylA gene encoding xylose isomerase yields MAYFESVNKISFEGKDSKNPFAFKHYNPEEVVAGKSMEEHFRFGMAYWHTLTAGGSDPFGAETAVRSWDKYSGLDLAKVRVEAAFEFLEKMNLPFFCFHDVDIAPEGNNLREFYSNIDTIVDLIEDHMKSSGKKLLWNTANMFSNPRFMFGAASTCNADVYAHAAAQIKKGLEVGKRLGAENYVFWGGREGYDTLLNTDMQLEQDNIARMFHMAVDYAKEIGFDAQFLIEPKPKEPTKHQYDYDAATSIAFLQKYGLDKHFKLNLEANHATLAGHTFDHEIRVARTNGMLGSLDANQGDMLIGWDTDEFPVDMYDATLTMYEVLKNGGIGRGGVNFDAKVRRGSFEADDLFLAHIAGMDTYAKGLKVAAKLIEDRVFDDFIEKRYSSFSEGIGADVVAGKATLASLAEYALNNENPRKNQSGRQELLRAQLNQYILAD; encoded by the coding sequence ATGGCCTATTTTGAATCCGTTAATAAAATTTCATTCGAAGGTAAAGATTCCAAGAATCCTTTTGCTTTTAAACATTATAATCCGGAAGAAGTGGTAGCCGGCAAATCGATGGAAGAACATTTCCGTTTCGGCATGGCTTACTGGCATACATTAACTGCAGGCGGCAGTGATCCGTTTGGTGCAGAGACAGCTGTTCGTTCATGGGATAAATACTCGGGTCTGGACCTCGCGAAAGTACGCGTGGAAGCGGCATTTGAATTTTTGGAAAAAATGAATCTCCCGTTCTTCTGTTTCCACGATGTGGACATTGCACCAGAAGGCAACAACCTGCGTGAGTTCTACAGCAACATTGATACAATCGTTGATCTGATTGAAGATCATATGAAATCCAGCGGCAAAAAACTGCTCTGGAACACGGCAAACATGTTCTCGAACCCACGCTTCATGTTTGGTGCAGCTTCCACTTGTAACGCAGATGTGTATGCTCACGCTGCGGCACAGATCAAGAAAGGTCTGGAAGTGGGTAAACGTCTGGGCGCTGAAAACTATGTATTCTGGGGCGGACGTGAAGGTTACGACACATTGCTGAACACAGACATGCAACTGGAGCAAGACAACATTGCTCGCATGTTCCACATGGCTGTAGACTACGCGAAGGAAATTGGCTTTGATGCACAATTCCTGATCGAGCCTAAACCAAAAGAGCCAACGAAACACCAATATGATTATGATGCAGCAACTTCCATTGCTTTCTTGCAAAAATACGGTTTGGACAAACACTTCAAACTGAACCTGGAAGCGAACCACGCCACACTGGCTGGTCATACATTCGATCACGAAATTCGCGTTGCTCGTACCAACGGTATGCTCGGTTCCCTTGATGCGAACCAAGGCGATATGTTGATTGGTTGGGATACAGATGAGTTCCCTGTTGATATGTATGATGCGACATTGACAATGTATGAAGTATTGAAAAACGGTGGTATCGGCCGTGGCGGTGTGAACTTTGACGCGAAAGTACGTCGTGGCTCCTTCGAAGCAGACGATCTGTTCCTGGCACACATCGCAGGTATGGATACGTATGCCAAAGGTCTGAAAGTAGCAGCGAAACTGATTGAAGATCGCGTATTCGATGACTTCATCGAAAAACGTTACAGCAGCTTCAGCGAAGGTATTGGTGCAGATGTGGTTGCAGGTAAAGCGACACTTGCTTCCCTTGCTGAGTATGCACTCAACAATGAAAACCCACGCAAAAACCAATCCGGACGTCAGGAATTGCTGAGAGCACAACTTAACCAGTACATTCTGGCTGACTAA